The Pseudarthrobacter sp. NS4 genome includes a window with the following:
- the dxs gene encoding 1-deoxy-D-xylulose-5-phosphate synthase, with amino-acid sequence MGILDTIRNPQDLNELTEEQLTQLASEIRNFLITNVSQTGGHLGPNLGVVELTLAVHRIFDSPRDSIVFDTGHQSYVHKLLTGRQDFSTLRQEGGLSGYPSRAESEHDIVESSHASSSLSWADGISRARQLTGQGDRHVVAVVGDGALTGGMAWEAINNIAADKRRRVVIVVNDNGRSYAPTVGGFADYLASLRPTIDSFRAAPAYEVALDWWKKKLQNGGPAGQFTYKSLHAMKKGIKDWWAPQGMFEDLGMKYIGPVDGHNLQAMEHALATARNYNGPVIVHAMTEKGHGYAPARAHEADQFHAVGIIDPETGEPTGSAGAQSWTSVFANEIAAIADERDDVVGITGAMLIPVGLHKFAARHPDRVIDVGIAEQHALTTAAGMAFGGLHPVVAVYATFLNRAFDQLLMDVALHKAGVTIVLDRAGVTGPDGASHHGMWDMSMVQIVPGLHLAAPRDATRLREELREAVAISDAPSVVRFSKGSVGAEIEALERLSDGVDVLSRRPSGSTENDVLIISVGAMSELALDVANRLGAQGISTTVVDPRWVLPVRQSIIALASHHRLVICIEDGVRAGGVGSRIRQEMRAAGVDTALNEVGLPVEFLDHGTRNQVLERVGLTAQQITHDVVAQVLGTKVPFARPLPGQQHPTTGSLPIL; translated from the coding sequence TTGGGAATCTTGGACACCATCCGGAATCCGCAGGACCTGAACGAGTTAACCGAAGAGCAGCTCACCCAGCTGGCTTCGGAGATCAGGAACTTCCTGATCACCAACGTCTCCCAGACAGGCGGACACCTCGGTCCGAACCTTGGCGTGGTGGAGCTGACGCTCGCCGTACACCGCATCTTCGACTCGCCGCGGGACAGCATTGTCTTTGATACCGGCCACCAGTCGTACGTCCACAAGCTGCTGACGGGCCGCCAGGATTTCAGCACCCTCCGCCAGGAAGGCGGCCTCTCCGGTTACCCGTCCAGGGCGGAGTCCGAGCATGACATCGTGGAAAGCTCGCACGCTTCTTCCTCATTGTCCTGGGCTGACGGCATCTCCCGCGCACGGCAGCTGACGGGCCAGGGCGACCGGCACGTGGTCGCCGTCGTGGGTGACGGCGCACTTACGGGCGGCATGGCCTGGGAAGCCATCAACAACATCGCAGCGGACAAACGGCGCCGCGTCGTTATTGTCGTCAACGACAACGGCAGGTCCTACGCGCCCACCGTGGGCGGTTTTGCCGACTACCTTGCATCCCTGCGCCCCACCATCGACTCCTTCCGTGCAGCCCCGGCGTACGAGGTGGCGCTGGACTGGTGGAAGAAGAAGCTCCAGAATGGCGGCCCCGCAGGCCAGTTCACCTACAAGAGCCTGCATGCCATGAAGAAGGGCATCAAGGACTGGTGGGCTCCCCAGGGCATGTTCGAGGACCTGGGCATGAAGTACATCGGACCGGTGGACGGGCACAACCTCCAGGCCATGGAGCATGCACTCGCCACGGCCAGGAACTACAACGGGCCCGTCATCGTGCACGCCATGACCGAGAAGGGGCACGGCTATGCCCCCGCACGTGCCCACGAGGCCGACCAGTTCCACGCTGTTGGAATCATCGATCCTGAAACGGGCGAACCGACCGGCTCGGCCGGTGCCCAGTCCTGGACCTCCGTCTTCGCGAATGAAATCGCGGCCATCGCCGACGAGCGTGACGACGTCGTAGGCATCACGGGCGCCATGCTGATCCCCGTGGGCCTGCACAAGTTCGCCGCCAGGCACCCGGACAGGGTCATCGACGTCGGCATTGCCGAGCAGCATGCCCTGACCACCGCCGCCGGCATGGCTTTCGGTGGCCTGCACCCGGTGGTGGCCGTCTACGCCACGTTCCTCAACCGCGCCTTCGACCAACTGCTCATGGACGTTGCCCTGCACAAGGCGGGTGTCACCATCGTCCTGGACCGTGCAGGCGTCACCGGCCCCGACGGTGCCAGCCACCACGGGATGTGGGACATGTCCATGGTCCAGATTGTTCCGGGGCTCCACCTGGCCGCACCCCGCGACGCCACCCGGCTGCGCGAGGAGCTCCGCGAGGCCGTCGCCATCAGCGACGCGCCCAGCGTAGTCCGGTTCTCAAAGGGATCCGTCGGCGCCGAGATTGAAGCGCTGGAACGGCTGAGCGACGGCGTTGACGTCCTCTCCCGCCGGCCCTCCGGATCCACCGAAAACGATGTCCTGATCATCAGCGTCGGCGCCATGTCCGAGCTCGCCCTGGACGTCGCCAACAGGCTCGGCGCGCAGGGCATCAGCACCACCGTGGTGGACCCGCGCTGGGTGCTTCCCGTCCGCCAGTCCATCATCGCCCTGGCCTCGCACCACAGGCTGGTCATCTGCATCGAGGACGGCGTCCGGGCCGGTGGCGTCGGCTCGCGCATCCGCCAGGAAATGCGGGCGGCCGGCGTGGACACCGCCCTGAACGAGGTGGGCCTGCCTGTCGAGTTCCTGGACCATGGCACCCGCAACCAGGTCCTGGAACGGGTTGGGCTGACGGCCCAGCAGATCACGCACGACGTCGTCGCGCAGGTTTTGGGGACAAAGGTTCCGTTTGCGCGTCCATTGCCGGGCCAGCAGCACCCCACCACCGGCAGCCTCCCGATCCTGTGA
- a CDS encoding YgaC family protein → MRGEAELKYPGVLGEPAGEEHPGATRVPEGLEPGQLVVARNRKWNGKAHWVVPGRYLGEDRHGWWIFQGTNEFCSRPGAAFYTRSDAVLLVPRDGDWVATFYDDAHPGGVRIYIDLAVAHEWNPIRPKVTEFHVIDMDLDVVRTDTRGVFIDDEDEFAEHRVAMDYPPALAEALQASAGELYQAVKAQQAPFDGTDAEWFTKGRK, encoded by the coding sequence GTGAGGGGAGAGGCCGAGCTCAAGTATCCGGGCGTTTTGGGGGAACCTGCAGGGGAGGAGCACCCAGGCGCAACCCGCGTACCTGAAGGCCTTGAGCCCGGGCAGTTGGTGGTAGCGCGCAACCGCAAGTGGAACGGCAAGGCACACTGGGTGGTGCCGGGCCGCTACCTTGGCGAGGACCGGCACGGCTGGTGGATTTTCCAGGGCACCAACGAATTCTGCTCACGGCCCGGCGCAGCTTTCTACACCAGGTCCGACGCCGTGCTCCTGGTACCCCGCGACGGTGACTGGGTCGCCACGTTCTATGACGACGCCCACCCCGGAGGAGTACGGATCTACATCGACCTGGCCGTGGCGCACGAGTGGAACCCGATCCGTCCAAAGGTCACCGAGTTCCACGTCATCGACATGGATCTGGACGTGGTCCGGACGGACACGCGCGGCGTCTTCATCGATGACGAGGACGAATTCGCTGAACACCGGGTGGCCATGGACTACCCGCCAGCGCTGGCGGAGGCCCTTCAGGCTTCTGCCGGCGAGCTCTACCAGGCCGTTAAGGCACAGCAGGCACCATTCGACGGCACAGACGCCGAATGGTTCACAAAGGGACGTAAATGA
- a CDS encoding aldo/keto reductase encodes MTTYRRVGNSGLTVSTVGLGCNNLGRANTATESQEATNGVVSAALDAGITLFDVADNYGREPGLSEIMLGKALGNRRPDVVLATKFGMDMKGASGPDFGARGSRRYILRAVESSLRRLGTDWIDLYQFHTPDPLTPIDETLAALDTLVSSGKVRYIGHSNRAGWQIAQAEYVAREMGTARFISSQNHYNLLDRRAELEVTPAAEEFGLGVLPYFPLANGLLTGKYSPGHAPEGSRLSHTRKNLVHDADWEQLGKFSLFAKQRGLTETEVAFSWLAAQPSVASVIAGATRPEQVLENAAAADWLPSDADLAELDSIFPAVPKVALF; translated from the coding sequence GTGACCACGTACCGCCGCGTTGGAAACTCCGGGCTGACCGTCTCCACGGTCGGCCTGGGCTGCAATAACCTGGGCCGCGCCAACACGGCCACGGAGTCCCAGGAAGCCACGAATGGCGTGGTCTCCGCTGCCCTCGACGCCGGGATCACCCTGTTCGATGTCGCAGACAACTACGGCCGCGAGCCAGGGCTCAGCGAGATCATGCTGGGCAAGGCCCTGGGCAACAGGCGCCCCGATGTCGTCCTGGCCACAAAATTCGGGATGGACATGAAGGGTGCCAGCGGCCCGGACTTCGGCGCGCGCGGATCACGGCGGTACATCCTCCGGGCCGTGGAATCCTCGCTGCGGCGGCTGGGCACGGACTGGATCGACCTGTACCAGTTCCACACGCCGGACCCGTTGACACCCATCGATGAGACCCTGGCCGCGCTGGACACTCTCGTCAGCAGCGGCAAGGTCCGCTATATCGGCCACTCCAACCGGGCCGGCTGGCAGATTGCCCAGGCCGAGTATGTTGCGCGGGAAATGGGTACGGCCCGCTTCATCTCCAGCCAGAACCATTACAACCTCCTGGACCGCCGGGCGGAACTCGAGGTGACGCCGGCCGCGGAGGAGTTCGGCCTGGGAGTCCTTCCCTACTTCCCGCTGGCCAACGGGCTGCTGACGGGCAAGTACTCGCCGGGCCATGCCCCTGAAGGATCACGGCTGAGCCATACCCGGAAGAACCTTGTACATGACGCAGACTGGGAGCAGCTGGGGAAGTTCAGTCTGTTCGCCAAGCAGCGCGGCCTGACTGAAACCGAGGTTGCCTTTTCGTGGCTCGCGGCCCAACCGTCAGTGGCCAGCGTCATTGCGGGCGCCACCCGGCCGGAACAGGTCCTGGAAAACGCGGCAGCCGCTGACTGGCTGCCGTCGGACGCGGACCTTGCCGAGCTGGACAGCATCTTTCCCGCTGTACCCAAGGTCGCACTCTTCTAG
- a CDS encoding nucleoside hydrolase encodes MTGYLLDVDTGIDDALALAYLAALPDTEFVSVTATPGNVDVDQVARNTLALLELCGRPGVEVAIGARQPLSVPLLTTPETHGPQGIGHAVLPEPSGQVSGRNAVDLWIEHARSRPGELTALITAPLTNFALALRQEPDLPDLLAKVVIMGGGFYHQGNTTPTAEWNTHVDPHAAKEVYAAYRGRPFGKLPIVCSLDTTERMEMHPAHLRQLAEAAGAVVPELVLPDQPEGQRSTSDKVLVRHLSDALRFYFEFHRLYDQGYLAHVHDFFAAGVAAGTLEYSARPATVDVETESPLLAGTTVADFRGLWGVPPNARVVSDNNPAQAFRELVSTVGSLAARLG; translated from the coding sequence GTGACCGGATACCTCCTCGACGTTGATACCGGCATCGACGATGCCCTGGCACTGGCCTACCTCGCCGCCCTTCCGGACACGGAGTTCGTCTCGGTCACGGCAACTCCGGGAAACGTCGACGTGGACCAGGTGGCCCGCAACACCCTTGCCCTCCTGGAGTTGTGCGGCCGGCCGGGAGTCGAAGTGGCCATCGGTGCCCGCCAACCGCTGTCCGTACCGCTGCTGACCACCCCTGAAACCCACGGGCCCCAGGGGATAGGCCACGCTGTCCTGCCGGAACCCTCAGGACAGGTATCCGGACGGAACGCAGTGGACCTCTGGATCGAGCACGCACGGTCCAGGCCCGGGGAGCTGACGGCACTGATCACAGCGCCGCTGACCAACTTCGCCCTGGCACTCCGCCAGGAGCCGGACCTGCCTGACCTGCTGGCCAAAGTGGTCATCATGGGCGGCGGTTTCTACCACCAGGGCAACACCACTCCCACCGCGGAATGGAATACACACGTTGACCCGCACGCCGCCAAAGAGGTCTACGCCGCCTACCGCGGCCGGCCCTTCGGGAAGCTGCCCATCGTTTGTTCGCTGGACACCACCGAGCGGATGGAGATGCACCCTGCGCATCTCCGGCAATTGGCAGAAGCGGCGGGGGCGGTGGTCCCCGAACTGGTGCTGCCGGACCAGCCGGAGGGGCAGCGCAGCACCTCGGACAAGGTGCTGGTCAGGCACCTGTCCGACGCCCTGCGGTTCTATTTCGAGTTCCACCGGCTCTATGACCAGGGCTACCTGGCCCATGTCCACGATTTCTTCGCCGCCGGGGTGGCCGCCGGAACCCTGGAATACAGCGCCAGGCCTGCCACTGTGGACGTCGAAACGGAGTCGCCGCTGCTGGCGGGAACCACCGTCGCCGACTTCCGGGGGCTCTGGGGCGTCCCGCCCAACGCCAGGGTGGTGTCGGACAACAACCCTGCGCAGGCCTTCCGCGAACTCGTGTCCACTGTGGGGAGCCTCGCGGCCAGGCTCGGCTGA
- a CDS encoding ECF transporter S component — translation MSSPSLTLPSPTPAAARKRRLLEILGALAIAGTYIYLVLNQPADITGGPGSAAALIALSGFLAGAILLIVAVLPTLPASTLVLIPVALVLNIVLGQFVGSTLVPFYLDAIGTVLIAVLAGPAAGAATGALSSIVWSFFNPTVLPFAAGAALIGCLAGLAARHGFFRRFYLAPVAGFVTGIIAGVVSAPVAAFVFGGTSGVATGAIVSAFRSMGDTLLAAITKQALISDPMDKAIVFTVVAVLVYALPRRARLQFPFLRRHRVLAGEAPQQQESVQGPAKTS, via the coding sequence ATGTCATCGCCCTCCCTGACGTTGCCGTCCCCGACGCCCGCTGCTGCCCGCAAACGCCGCCTGCTGGAAATCCTTGGTGCCCTGGCCATCGCCGGGACCTACATCTACCTGGTGCTCAACCAACCTGCCGACATCACCGGGGGGCCCGGCAGCGCCGCGGCCCTGATCGCACTTTCGGGCTTCCTGGCAGGGGCCATCCTGCTCATTGTCGCGGTCCTGCCCACCTTGCCGGCGTCCACCCTTGTGCTGATCCCGGTGGCACTGGTCCTGAACATCGTGCTCGGCCAGTTCGTGGGCAGCACCCTCGTCCCCTTCTACCTTGATGCGATCGGCACCGTCCTGATCGCTGTCCTGGCAGGACCCGCAGCGGGTGCCGCCACCGGAGCGCTGAGCAGCATCGTCTGGTCCTTCTTCAACCCCACCGTGTTGCCTTTCGCCGCCGGCGCCGCACTGATCGGCTGCCTCGCCGGGCTGGCCGCCCGCCACGGCTTCTTCCGCCGCTTCTACCTCGCCCCCGTTGCCGGGTTCGTTACCGGCATCATCGCCGGCGTGGTGTCCGCTCCGGTGGCGGCCTTCGTCTTCGGCGGAACGTCCGGCGTGGCCACGGGTGCGATTGTCAGCGCCTTCCGGTCCATGGGCGACACCCTCCTGGCAGCGATCACCAAGCAGGCGCTTATCTCCGACCCCATGGACAAGGCCATCGTCTTCACCGTGGTGGCCGTCCTGGTCTACGCGCTGCCGCGCCGTGCCCGGCTGCAGTTCCCGTTCCTCCGCAGGCACCGCGTCCTGGCCGGAGAGGCGCCGCAGCAGCAGGAATCAGTGCAGGGCCCTGCAAAGACCTCCTGA
- a CDS encoding energy-coupling factor transporter transmembrane component T, with translation MRFHPLTALAFAGSTAVVTTAAASLPVSLAVVAGALGLSAAGGTARRVLPAAAVVLAPLGLSLLIVHGLTFPEGMTVLAQWGPARVTAEGLVFALERAAQLSAVVLAFLVFSFSVSVPDLVAALSSRGIQGRFSFVLASTLTLLPAITGRVERIRQAQESRGLVVRRGLLHRAAAFRLQAIPLVLSLVEDSGTRAAALEARGFSSAGPRTSYRQVPDSGFQRLLRLLLAVGAAAAVAARLWPAGTGA, from the coding sequence ATGCGCTTTCATCCGCTGACCGCCCTTGCCTTCGCGGGCAGTACGGCGGTCGTCACGACGGCGGCGGCCTCCCTGCCCGTGTCCCTCGCCGTGGTCGCGGGTGCCCTCGGACTGTCGGCTGCCGGCGGTACAGCCCGGCGGGTGCTGCCTGCGGCTGCCGTGGTGCTGGCGCCTTTGGGTCTGTCCCTGCTGATCGTGCATGGGCTGACCTTCCCCGAGGGCATGACGGTGCTGGCCCAGTGGGGTCCCGCACGGGTTACGGCCGAAGGACTGGTCTTTGCCCTGGAGCGGGCAGCCCAACTGTCCGCCGTCGTCCTGGCTTTCCTGGTCTTTTCCTTCAGCGTCAGCGTTCCGGACCTGGTGGCAGCCTTGTCTTCGCGCGGCATCCAGGGCAGGTTCAGCTTCGTGCTCGCGTCCACCCTGACCCTGCTTCCGGCCATTACGGGCCGCGTGGAGCGGATCCGGCAGGCCCAGGAGTCCCGTGGGCTGGTGGTACGCCGCGGCCTGCTGCACAGGGCGGCAGCTTTCCGGCTGCAGGCCATCCCATTGGTCCTGTCCCTGGTGGAGGACTCCGGAACCCGGGCCGCAGCGCTGGAAGCCCGTGGTTTCAGCAGCGCCGGACCCCGCACCAGCTACCGCCAGGTTCCGGACTCCGGCTTCCAGCGCCTCCTGCGTCTACTCCTGGCCGTGGGGGCTGCAGCCGCCGTTGCCGCACGGCTGTGGCCGGCCGGGACGGGAGCCTAG
- a CDS encoding ABC transporter ATP-binding protein, which yields MRRTADPVLAAGIRNFSFRDGDTPVLHGLDMAFAPGTLTAILGASGSGKTTLGRLLAGWLPPGGAGHLTGFLELAGTRLQFNGSAADPRIDPAQWGRQVGFVPQDAAAVLSTVRATVAEELAFGLENAGVGRAAMKAAVHHTAGLVGLSNLLERDPARLSGGQLRRLAIGCAIITRPPVLIMDEPFASLDAAGACELGDLVRGLVKEGTAVVILSQVIDAPLQEAANWIVLADGAVKASGTPAGIEAGLPAVLAGLRRPHGRSVARPNDAPVAQCAGHSAPALELRGVSFGYRQKARADRKAFGRARSGSGTHNSHPAVLQEIHLAVRPGEILAVTGPNGAGKSTLLRHFNGLLRPGTGTVLVNGRDISGTPVGSTAAQVGLLFQHPRDQLFERTALREVRFGLDRLVGEGEAAERAAAALAAVGLAGSAQAHPAELPASRQRLLALATVLARKPSVLALDEPTVALDCHGLELLDAAVRSAAAGGTAVVLVTHDLDYARSAAHRTVMLDRGRLAAD from the coding sequence ATGCGGCGTACCGCAGATCCCGTTCTCGCGGCCGGCATCCGGAATTTCAGCTTCCGTGACGGCGATACACCGGTCCTTCACGGGCTGGACATGGCCTTCGCCCCGGGGACGTTGACGGCGATCCTCGGTGCCTCCGGAAGCGGCAAAACGACCCTGGGTAGGCTCCTCGCGGGATGGCTTCCGCCGGGCGGTGCCGGACACCTGACCGGGTTCCTGGAGCTCGCCGGCACGCGCCTCCAGTTCAACGGCAGCGCCGCGGATCCCCGGATCGATCCTGCCCAGTGGGGCCGGCAGGTGGGCTTCGTTCCCCAGGACGCGGCCGCCGTCCTGTCCACGGTACGGGCGACGGTGGCAGAGGAACTGGCCTTCGGCCTGGAAAATGCCGGTGTTGGCCGGGCAGCCATGAAGGCCGCCGTCCATCACACGGCCGGCCTCGTCGGACTCAGCAACCTGCTGGAGCGCGACCCCGCCCGGCTTTCCGGCGGCCAGCTGCGGCGCCTCGCCATCGGCTGCGCCATCATTACCCGCCCGCCCGTGCTCATCATGGACGAGCCCTTCGCCTCCCTCGACGCCGCCGGTGCCTGCGAACTGGGGGACCTGGTGCGTGGCCTGGTGAAGGAGGGCACCGCCGTCGTGATTCTCAGCCAGGTCATTGACGCGCCGCTCCAGGAAGCCGCGAACTGGATTGTCCTGGCGGACGGCGCGGTCAAGGCCAGCGGGACTCCGGCCGGGATAGAGGCCGGGCTACCAGCGGTATTGGCCGGTCTTCGACGCCCACATGGCCGGTCCGTAGCCCGCCCCAACGATGCCCCGGTTGCCCAGTGCGCCGGTCATTCCGCCCCGGCCCTCGAGCTCCGCGGCGTTTCCTTCGGCTACCGGCAAAAGGCACGCGCCGATCGGAAGGCCTTTGGCAGGGCGCGAAGTGGCTCCGGGACCCATAACAGTCACCCAGCGGTGCTGCAGGAGATCCACCTCGCCGTCCGTCCCGGTGAAATCCTCGCCGTCACCGGACCCAACGGGGCAGGGAAATCGACGCTTCTGCGGCACTTCAACGGCCTGCTCAGGCCCGGTACCGGAACCGTCCTGGTGAACGGCAGGGACATCTCAGGAACACCCGTGGGTTCCACGGCAGCACAGGTGGGCCTGCTGTTCCAGCACCCGCGCGACCAGCTCTTCGAGCGTACGGCCCTCCGGGAGGTCCGGTTCGGACTGGACCGGCTGGTCGGCGAAGGTGAGGCGGCGGAACGGGCGGCGGCAGCTCTGGCAGCCGTCGGCCTGGCGGGGTCAGCCCAGGCACACCCTGCGGAGCTGCCCGCATCCCGCCAACGGCTCCTGGCGCTGGCAACGGTGCTGGCCCGCAAACCCTCGGTCCTCGCACTGGACGAACCTACCGTCGCCCTCGACTGCCACGGTCTTGAACTGCTGGACGCGGCAGTCAGGTCCGCCGCGGCAGGAGGCACCGCCGTCGTGCTGGTCACCCATGACCTGGACTACGCACGATCGGCGGCGCACCGCACCGTAATGCTCGACCGCGGCCGGCTGGCGGCGGACTGA
- a CDS encoding 3-hydroxyacyl-CoA dehydrogenase NAD-binding domain-containing protein, whose protein sequence is MSAADFTEFAGLFPDETVTHSYVQDIELPAVPGKASPGTFALITLDNGLDHSKPTTLGPNTLVELGTVLEGLRDRAARGGIVGVGVTGKPYYLVAGADLSAVKSLEKREHGLWMAQLGHDVYGTLANLGVPSFAFINGAALGGGLEVALQSTYRTVSTGAGALALPEAFIGLVPGWGGVYLLPRLVGPENAVKVMIENPLSNNRTLTGPQAFELGIADAVFEPADFLEQSLAWAAGVISGDVVPERANAVDPAAPDVAERWAAAVAAGRRFVEAKTSNAAPAPGKVLDILEANRTMTRAESAALECGTLADLMQTDEFRATVYAFLDLVQKRSKRPAGAPDRALARPVTKVGVVGAGLMASQLALLFARQLKVPVVMTDIDQARVDKGVGYVHAEVDKLLGKKRISQDASNRTKALVTGSVSKDVFADADFVIEAVFEELRVKKQVFAELEAIVTPDCILATNTSSLSVTAMAEDLQHPERLVGFHFFNPVAVMPLLEIVRAPRTDDAVLATAFELSKGLKKTGVLVKDAAAFVVNRILLRLMGEVTAAFDEGTPPDVADNALRPMGLPMTPFTLLAMVGLPVAQHVQESLHTAFGDRFPVSANLQKLIDNGVKGLWENAPDGSRLIPESTLSLLSFGNHPSTADEVLRRTQDALAGEIGLMLDEGVVAGPEDIDLCMILGAGWPMFLGGITPYLDRVGASERVNGKRFLPPGVASRPAGA, encoded by the coding sequence ATGAGCGCCGCAGATTTCACCGAGTTCGCCGGCCTGTTCCCCGACGAGACAGTCACCCACTCCTACGTGCAGGACATCGAGCTGCCGGCCGTCCCCGGAAAGGCAAGCCCGGGAACATTCGCCCTCATCACCCTGGACAACGGCCTGGACCACTCCAAACCCACCACGCTTGGGCCCAACACCCTGGTGGAGCTCGGCACGGTGCTCGAAGGCCTCCGGGACCGTGCCGCCCGTGGCGGGATTGTTGGCGTGGGCGTGACGGGCAAGCCGTACTACCTGGTGGCAGGTGCCGACCTTTCGGCAGTGAAGTCACTGGAGAAACGCGAGCATGGCCTGTGGATGGCACAACTGGGCCACGACGTGTACGGAACCCTCGCCAATTTGGGCGTTCCCAGCTTTGCCTTCATCAACGGTGCAGCGCTGGGCGGTGGACTGGAAGTTGCCCTGCAGTCCACCTACCGCACCGTGTCCACCGGCGCGGGTGCACTGGCACTTCCGGAGGCGTTTATCGGCCTTGTGCCAGGTTGGGGCGGCGTCTACCTCCTGCCGCGGCTGGTCGGCCCGGAAAACGCGGTCAAAGTCATGATCGAAAACCCGCTCAGCAACAACCGGACACTGACCGGACCCCAGGCCTTCGAGCTTGGCATCGCGGATGCGGTCTTTGAGCCGGCGGACTTCCTGGAGCAGTCCCTGGCATGGGCCGCGGGAGTCATCTCCGGGGACGTTGTCCCGGAACGCGCCAACGCCGTCGACCCCGCCGCACCGGACGTGGCGGAACGGTGGGCTGCGGCAGTGGCAGCAGGACGCAGGTTCGTGGAGGCGAAGACCTCCAACGCTGCGCCCGCGCCGGGCAAGGTCCTGGACATCCTCGAGGCCAACCGCACCATGACCCGGGCCGAATCGGCCGCCCTGGAATGCGGGACCCTTGCCGACCTCATGCAGACCGACGAGTTCCGCGCCACGGTCTACGCATTCCTCGACTTGGTGCAGAAGCGGTCAAAACGTCCGGCAGGTGCCCCCGACCGCGCACTGGCACGTCCCGTCACCAAGGTGGGCGTGGTGGGCGCCGGCCTGATGGCAAGCCAACTCGCCCTGCTCTTCGCCCGCCAGTTGAAGGTGCCCGTGGTGATGACGGACATCGACCAGGCACGCGTGGACAAGGGCGTCGGTTACGTCCACGCCGAGGTGGACAAGCTCCTGGGCAAAAAGCGGATCAGCCAGGACGCCTCCAACCGTACCAAGGCGCTGGTGACGGGTTCCGTGTCCAAGGACGTCTTCGCGGATGCCGACTTCGTCATCGAAGCCGTCTTCGAGGAACTTCGGGTCAAGAAGCAGGTCTTCGCCGAGTTGGAAGCCATCGTCACACCGGACTGCATCCTTGCCACCAACACCTCCTCGCTCTCGGTGACGGCCATGGCGGAGGACCTGCAGCATCCCGAACGGCTGGTGGGCTTCCACTTCTTCAATCCGGTGGCAGTGATGCCGCTGCTGGAAATCGTCAGGGCACCAAGGACCGATGACGCCGTCCTCGCCACCGCGTTTGAACTGTCCAAGGGTCTGAAGAAGACCGGGGTGCTGGTCAAGGACGCCGCCGCGTTCGTGGTCAACCGCATCCTGCTGCGGCTGATGGGCGAGGTGACGGCGGCCTTCGACGAGGGGACTCCGCCAGACGTGGCGGACAACGCCCTGCGCCCCATGGGCCTGCCGATGACCCCCTTCACGCTGCTTGCCATGGTGGGGCTGCCCGTCGCCCAGCATGTCCAGGAATCGCTCCACACCGCTTTTGGTGACCGCTTCCCGGTGTCCGCCAACCTGCAGAAGCTCATCGACAACGGGGTGAAGGGCCTCTGGGAAAATGCCCCGGACGGCTCCAGGCTGATTCCCGAATCCACCCTGTCACTGCTGTCCTTCGGTAACCATCCCTCAACCGCCGACGAAGTCCTGCGCCGCACCCAGGACGCACTGGCCGGGGAGATCGGCCTCATGCTGGACGAGGGCGTGGTGGCCGGGCCGGAAGACATCGACCTGTGCATGATCCTCGGCGCGGGCTGGCCCATGTTCCTGGGCGGCATTACGCCCTACCTGGACCGGGTGGGAGCCTCGGAGCGCGTCAACGGCAAACGGTTCCTGCCGCCGGGAGTGGCTTCCCGCCCTGCCGGGGCCTAG